The following DNA comes from Candidatus Desulfofervidus auxilii.
TGCTTGCTTTATTTCATCTTTAATAGACCTATATTGAGCTTTAAGATCAAGTAATGGTATATTCACTTATTCCTCCTTTACTAAGCCATTTTCTTTTTTGTATTTTTTACCACATGCAGGACAAACAGCTGTATCACTTGCAAATTGAAGCTTTGTCCCACATTCACACATCCAACCTGTAATTTTAGCAGGGTTGCCTATAACAAGGGCATATGGAGGAACATCCTTTGTTACCACTGCGCCAGCACCAATAAAAGCATATTCTCCGATAGTATGGCCACATATAATAGTAGCATTAGCTCCAATCGTTGCTCCTTTTTTAACAATTGTTTGTTTAAATTCATGTTTACGAGGGATGTGGCTTCTTGGATTAAGCACATTAGTAAAAACCATAGAAGGACCACAAAAAACATCATCTTCTAATATTACTCCTTCATAAACACTTACATTATTTTGAATTTTTACATTATTTCCAATTTTTACTCCTTTACCTATAAATACATTTTGCCCAATGACACAATTTTTGCCAATTTTAGCCCCTTTCATAATATGGCAAAAATGCCAAATTTTAGTACCCTCTCCAATTTCACATGGTTTATCTATTATAGCTGTAGGATGAATAAAACATTTTTCAGGCTGAATCTTTAATTCTATTACTGCTCCATTTTTTTCTAAAGAGCGCTGGCATGCATCTAATACTTTAAGTACTTTAAGCCCTTCTTGACCGTCTGTTTTGGGTTTATTGCGAGTTTCAATACAATGTAAAAAATGAAGGCATTCTTCTCTTAATGGCTCCTTCATTTCAAATTCTACTTTTACTGCTTCAGCCATTTCAGGCACAGGCATGCGATTGATCCAATTGATTTTATGAGGGAAAAGAAGAAGTTTTTTATCTTTGCTTACATCATCAAATTGAGCCATCTTTTTATCGCCAATTACTATCAATTTTTGTTCTTTGTATGGATGTAACCAACTAACAAAAATATGAGATTTAACACCACTTGGGAAATTTAAAGTAGAAACCGTAACATCAGCAATATGAGGATGTAAATAATTTCCACCAAAAGCAGAGACTTCATTTGGTGTTTCTTCTAAAAAATATAAAATAATTGATATATCATGTGGGGCAAAACTCCAAAGGATATTTTCTTCACGACGGAATTTCCCTAAATTTAAACGATTTGAATAAATATATTGAATTTTACCTAATTCGCCTGATTTTATTAATTCTTTAAGTTTAATTACAGCTGGATGATATTGAAGAAGATGACCTACCATTAAAATTACATTTTCTTTTTCTGCAAGTTCTACTAACTCCTTTGCTTCATCTACATGTAAGGCGAGAGGCTTTTCTACTAAAACATCTTTTTTATGTAAAATAGCTTCTTTGGCTAATTGATAATGTGTTTCTGCAGGGGTGGCAATAACTATTCCCTGAATTGTTTTATCTTTTAAAACAGCAAGATAATCTTGAGTTAATCTTATATTTGGATAATTTTCAGCATAAAATTTAAGCCTTTTTTCATCTTTATCACAAATAATTGAAAGAGCACCTAATTGGAAAAAGTTTCTTACATGATTTTTACCCCAATATCCAGCCCCAATTACACCAATGTTGATATTCATAGGAAACTCCTTTTTTGTATTTGGAAAAATTTAAAACATTTTTCATTAAGGTCAAGAGAAAATTTATTTTTTAAAAATAAATATATAAGAGAATTTAAAAATGAGAGAGCACATATTTTTTATAGTAGCTTGTTTGCTTTTCCTTTTTGTCTCTACACCAGCAATTGCTTTAATGACCATTTTCACAGAAATTACTTTATTTTTTTGGATTAAGTGTTGGATTGAAAGAGTAGATGAGCAGATAATAACTTCCCAATCATTCTCTTTGTCTTGTAAATGAGATTGACAATAAAAACATAGTGATTTATTATTTTATTAATTATTTAATAATTAATTAAAAGGAGTTAAACATGGCTACTAAAATATTGACAATAGCGGTTTCGGAAGAAATTTGGAAGAAAATTAAACAAATCGCGGCTTTACAGGGGAAAAGTATATCAGCCT
Coding sequences within:
- a CDS encoding N-acetyltransferase; the encoded protein is MQPEKCFIHPTAIIDKPCEIGEGTKIWHFCHIMKGAKIGKNCVIGQNVFIGKGVKIGNNVKIQNNVSVYEGVILEDDVFCGPSMVFTNVLNPRSHIPRKHEFKQTIVKKGATIGANATIICGHTIGEYAFIGAGAVVTKDVPPYALVIGNPAKITGWMCECGTKLQFASDTAVCPACGKKYKKENGLVKEE